The sequence GGTCAATCTACCGCCAGAGGTCTACGAGTCGATCAAGCGCAGTGCGTTGAACGTCAAGGCCATCAACGACGGCAACGGCCTGGAAAACTTCACCGGTAACCGCTACTACGCATTCCCGATTCCGAAGAACGGCGTCGAGGTGCTGTGGAACCACATCACCCGTTACCACGGCGGCAACCTGCGGCGCATCATCACCCAGGCCACGCCGCAGACCAACGGCAGCTACACCTCGATCCGCTTCGAAGAAGAAGTGGCCGTGCCGCAATTGATGCCGGACCTGGACCCGGCCAAAGGCTCCAATGTATTGAGTTTCTTCAAGCAGTCAGTGACCGCTCCGGCGCGTCTGGCGGGCAACGTACTGCTGGTGTATGAAACCCTCGATCAGGTCAAAGAGCCGCGCCTGGCCTGGATCTACAACGCCGGCCAACGCCGTGTTCGCCGTGCGCCGCAAGTGTCCTATGACGGACCTGGTACGGCTGCCGATGGTTTGCGCACCACCGACAACTTCGACATGTTCTCCGGTGCCCCGGACCGCTACGACTGGAAGCTGGTGGGCAAGAAGGAAATGTACATTCCCTACAACAGCTACAAGCTCGACTCGCCGACCCTCAAGTACGACGACATCATCAAGGCCGGGCATATCAACCAGGACCTGACCCGTTACGAACTGCACCGGGTCTGGGAAGTGATCGGCACGGTCAAGCCGAGCGAGCGGCACATCTACGCCAAGCGCCACATGTACATCGACGAAGACAGCTGGCAAGTGGCGCTGGTGGATCACTATGACGGCCGTGGCCAACTGTGGCGCGTGGCTGAAGGTCATGCCCAATTCTATTACGACCACCAGGTGCCGGCCTACACCGTCGAAACCCTGTACGACATCATCGCCGGCCGCTATATAGCACTGGGGATGAAGAACGAGGAGAAACACAGCTTCGAGTTCGGCTTTGCGGCCAAGGCGGCGGACTATACGCCGGCGGCGTTGAGGGCCTCGGGCGTACGCTGATCTTCGTTTGAAATACGATCAAAATGTGGGAGCGGGCTTGCTCGCGAAAGCGGTGAGTCAGTTGGTGCATATTTGGCTGACACTCCGCCTTCGCGAGCAAGCCCGCTCCCACATTTGACCGCGTTCCACATTCAGGTCCCATGCCGGGACCCTTCGGGCGCCCGGCATTTTTTATGCCCGGCAATCAGCCTGCTGAATACTCCTCAACAACCGCCAACCACAGGACTAGGGTAGGAGGCACGCAGCCTAATAATAAAAAACAGGGACGCAGTAATGACCGCCATGACCCGTTGTCTGGATCGTCCTGGATTCATGCCCCGTTTGTCTTCCCACCATTTATTGCGCCCGCGTCTGGCCGAGCCTTTGCTCATGGCGCAGGCTCGGGTGAAGTTGCTCTGTGCACCGGCCGGCAGTGGCAAGAGCGCCTTGCTTGCCGAGTGCGCGTTACAGGCGCCCACCACGTGCCAGGTGTATTGGCTGCCCTTGAACGGTGCTGCCCTCGGCGCCCTCGATTTCTGCCAGCGCCTGGCGCAAAGCCTCGGTTTGGTGTTTGTCGATGAAGCGACATTGTCGATGGATCTCAGTCGCTGGCAGGGCACGGCCTGGGTCTTCCTCGATGACTATTGCCGGGTTCCGACCCTGGAGCTGGATGCCTTGCTCGACCGCTTGCTGGTCGCCAGCAGCCCGGCGTTGAGCTGGTGGTTGGGCGCACGGCGACGGCCGATGTGCAACTGGCCCCGGTTGCTGCTCGATGATGAGTTGTGGGAATGCAGTGGCGCGGAAATGGCCTTTGATCAGGCCGAAATCCAACAATTGACCACCCGCTGTCCCTACGCCGGGCAAACCGCCGACAAGGTGGTGCACTTCAGTGCTGGTTGGTGTGCTGGCGTGCGCATCGCCCTGCTTGAAGTGGATGGGCATCCGGATAAAACGCTGCTCGATTACCTGCAGCATGAGCTGTTCAGCACGCTGACACCTGAGCTGGCCGAAGCCTGGCGCGTGTTGGCGCACTTGCCGCGTTTCAATCCCGGTTTGTGTGAGCACCTGTTCGGTTTTGGTGATGGTGCCGACTACCTGCGGGACTTGCAGGCGCTGGGTGCCTTTATTGAACCTTGGGAGGATTCTCCCGACTGGTCGCAAGTCTTCCCACCCTTGGCGAAATTACTGCAGGACGAACCCTGGCCGGCCAAGCGCTCCTGGCATCGGCGAGCGTGCCAATGGTTCACCGTGGCCGAGGATTGGCAGGTGGCGTTCGAGCAAGCGCTGTTGGCCGAGGAGTACGAAGTCGCCGTCAGCCTGCTGCGTCATTTCAGTTTTGAAGACCTGTTCCGCCAGCAAAACGCGGTGCTGTTGTTGCGTTTGCATGAACAGCATGGCGATGAACTGATGCTGGGCTCGGCGCAGTTGGTGGGGCTGGTGACGGCGGCGTTGTTGTTTGCCGGGCGCTTCGATCAGGCCGCGCAATGCATCGACCAGTTGGCGCGGTTCACACCGCAGCCGACCGCGCAATTGCAGCGTCAGTTGTTGGCCCGTTGGCAGGCACAGTGGGGCTGGCTATTGCATCTGGGGGGCGAGGCGTTGCGCGCCCGCGAGCACTTTCTCGAAGCCCTGGCGTATCTGCCGGACGGTGCTTGGACATCGCGCTTGATGTGCTTGTCCGGGCTGACCCAACAGGCCTTGTTGCGGGGGGAACTGGACGTGGCCCAAGGTCTGAACCGAGAAGCGCTGTGCCTGGCCAGGTCTCATGGTTCATTGTTGCTGGAGGCGCTACTGGAGCTTGATCACGCCCAGTTGCTGGAGCAGCGTGGTGCGCCTTATCGAGCCCAGAGCCTGCTGGAAAATGTCCAGGCGATGCTAGCCAGGCAGCGACTCAAGGCTGGGCCATTGGTGGGACGAATTGCTCTGCGACGTGGGCGTCTGGCCTTGCGCCAAGGCCACGATGCCGTGGCCGCCGAATGCTTCGAGACAGGGTTGGACATTTGTCTGCATAGCCAGGACAAGCGTGTGTTGTACGGTTTTCTCGGGTTGGCGTTGTTGGCGGCGAACAAGGGTGATTATGCCCAGGCGTTTATCCAGCTGCGGGACGCCGAACGCCTGATGCAACAGCGGCACGTGCCGGACACCGTGTACCGGGCCGTGCTGTTGTTGCTCAGTGGGCATTTCTGGCTACAGCAAGGGCGTGCCGAGTTGACCCTGGAGGCGGTGACTCGCGTGTTGCGTCACTACCGTGGGCCGAATGCGAAACAGGCGCCGCCGGCCACGCTGGAATTGATTCCACGTCTTGAGTATTTGCAGGTGTTGGCCGAGGTGAAGTTAAGCCGTTTTGATGCGCCCATCGCGCGGCTTAACGCCTTGCTTGAGAGTGCCCGGCAACGGGGCATGCTGTGCCTTGAGGCTGAATTGCATCTGGTGTTGGGGGAGGTGGCCTGGCAAATGGCCGATCGGCCGTTGGCCTTGCGCTCATTGCAAGCCGGTCTGGAACTGGCGGGCCGTTGTCAGGTGCAGCAGGCGATTCGCGAGTTGCGTCTGCGTCAGCCGGGGTTGTTGAGTGAATTGGGGCTGGAACCTCGGGAGTATCAGGCCTGTGTCGGGGACAATCCCCTTAGTCAGCGGGAGCTGGAGGTGCTGCAGTTGATTGCCTTGGGTAACTCCAACCTGGAGATCGCCGACCAACTGTTTATCTCGCTGCACACGGTGAAAACCCATGCGCGGCGGATACATAGCAAGTTGGGGGTAGAGCGGCGGACTCAGGCGGTGGCGAAGGCCAAGATGTTGGGGTTGATGGCCTGAACGCCAATCTCGAAATCAACGCAGGCCAATGTGGGAGCGGGCTTGCTCGCGAAGGCGGTGTATCAGCCACTAGATACTTTGACTGACCCACCGCCTTCGCGAGCAAGCCCGCCCCCACATTTTTACTCAATCAGGGCTGATACCCCATCCGCCAACTCACCGCCTGGCTCGCCGCGAGCAATCGCTTGGCCGCCGGCCCATCCTCATCGGCATGAAACAACGACGTCGGCCCCACCACCGTCAACACCGCCGCCACTTGCCCCATCGCGTTGAACACCGGCGCCGACAGCGCGTCCACCCCCGGCATCAGCAGGCCATGGACAAAATGCAGCCCACGCTGGCGAATCTGTTCACAGGTGTCGGCATATGCCTGGTCATCCACCAGGGCATGGGCGATACCCGCCTGAATCTCCCGCTCACGCAACTCGACCGTTTCCCGCGAGGGCAGAAAGGCGCTGAACACCAGCCCTGTGGACGAACTCAACAGCGGCAGCACCGAGCCCAGTTGCGTCACCACCGTCACGGCCCGCACGGCCGGTTCGATGTGCACCACGGTGGCGCCCTGATTGCCCCACACCGCGAGAAAGCAGGTCTCGTTCAACTCGTCCCGCAGCTCTGCCAGGGGCAGGGCCGCGACTTTCAGCACGTCCATACTGCCCAGTGCGGCCAAACCCACACGCAAGGCTTCGCGGCCCAGGCCGTAATGGTTGGTGGCGGTGTTCTGCTCGGCGAAGCCACTGGCGATCAGCGCCTGCAAGTAGCGGTGGACCTTGCTCGCCGGCATCTGCACATGCTCAGCCAGACGCGATAACGACGTGGCCGGCGACAGTTCGGCCAGGGCTTTGAGGATGTCGGTGCCGACCTCGGCCGAGCGGACTTTCTGTTTACCGGTGTCGCGGGTAGCGGGCGGCTTTTCCATGGAAGGCGTGTATCCCAAGACGAATGGCGGTCTTTATAGCTTGACGGTCAATACCAATCAAATTACGTTATGCGTAATTGGATTACGATAAAAATAACTTCTACGCAGAGGAAGATCCATGACCCTCAATTATCAATCTGGCTTTGGCAATGAATTCGCCAGCGAAGCCTTGCCAGGCGCGCTGCCCGTCGGCCAGAACTCCCCGCAAAAAGCGCCCTACGGGCTGTACACCGAACTGTTCTCCGGTACGGCCTTCACCATGGCGCGCAGCGAAGCGCGGCGTACCTGGCTGTACCGCATCCAGCCGTCGGCCAACCACCCGGCGTTCGTCAAGCTTGAACGGCAGTTGGCCGGTGGCCCGTTGGGCGCCGTGACCCCCAACCGTCTGCGCTGGAACCCGCTGGATATCCCGAGCGAGCCGGCCGATTTTATCGACGGCCTGGTGGGCATGGTTGCCAACGCCGGGGCGGAAAAACCCGCCGGCATCAGCATCTATAACTACCGCGCCAATCGCTCCATGGACCGGGTGTTCTTCAATGCCGACGGTGAGCTGCTGATCGTTCCCGAGCAAGGTCGCCTGCGCATCGCCACCGAACTGGGCGTGCTGGAAGTCGAGCCGCTGGAAATCGTTGTGTTGCCGCGCGGCCTGAAATTCCGTGTCGAGCTGCTGGATGCCCAAGCCCGTGGCTATGTTGCGGAAAACCACGGCGCGTCGCTGCGTCTGCCGGATCTTGGCCCCATTGGCAGCAACGGCCTGGCCAATGCACGGGACTTCCTCACCCCCGTGGCCCATTACGAAGACCTCAAGCAACCCACGACTCTGACGCAGAAATTCCTCGGCGAACTGTGGGGCTGCGAGCTGGATCACTCGCCACTGAACGTGGTGGCCTGGCACGGCAATAACGTGCCGTACAAATATGACCTGCGCCGTTTCAATACCATTGGCACCGTGAGTTTCGATCATCCGGATCCGTCGATCTTTACCGTATTGACCTCACCCACCAGTGTGCACGGCCTGGCCAACCTCGACTTCGTGATCTTCCCGCCCCGCTGGATGGTCGCCGAGAATACCTTCCGGCCACCGTGGTTCCACCGCAACCTGATGAACGAGTACATGGGCCTGATCCAGGGTGCCTACGATGCCAAGGCCGAAGGCTTCCTGCCGGGCGGCGCGTCCTTGCACAGTTGCATGAGCGCCCATGGTCCGGACGGCGAGAGCTGCACCAAGGCCATCGCTGCGGACCTGGCGCCCCACAAGATCGATAACACCATGGCCTTCATGTTCGAGACCAGCCAGGTGCTGCGTCCCACCCGGTTTGCCCTGGAATGCACGCAGCTGCAAAACAATTACGACGCTTGCTGGGCCTCGCTGCCCGCAACCTTCAACCCGAATCGGAGATAACCTATGACTCAGTCCACCATCACCCGCAGTTGGGTGGCCTCCGCCAACGGTCACCGTGACTTCCCGCTGCAAAACCTGCCGCTGGGTGTGTTCAGTGTTAACGGTTCGGCGCCGCGCAGTGGCGTGGCCATTGGTGAACATATTTTCGACCTGCACGCGGCGTTGGATTTCTTTGACGGCGAGGCTCGTCGTGCCGTGGAAGCCACCGCTGGCGGTCAATTGAACGCCTTCTTTGAACTCGGCCGTGGCCCTCGGGTGGCCCTGCGTGAACGCCTGTTGGAACTGCTGGCTGAAGACAGCAGCCTGCGTGGCAAGCTCGAAGCGCTGGGGGCGAAAGTGCTGCCGTTGGCCGCCGATTGCCAGATGCACCTGCCGGCGAAGATCAACGATTACACCGACTTCTACGTCGGCATCGAACACGCACAAAACGTCGGCAAACTGTTCCGCCCCGACAACCCGTTACTGCCCAACTACAAATACGTGCCCATCGGTTATCACGGCCGTGCGTCGACGATTCGTCCTTCGGGCACCGAGGTGCGCCGACCCAAGGGCCAGACACTGCCTGCGGGCCAGACCGAACCTACCTTCGGCCCGTGCGCTCGCCTGGATTACGAACTGGAACTGGGGATCTGGATCGGTCAGGGCAACGCCATGGGCGACTCGATTGCCATTGGTGACGCGGCGGACCACATCGCCGGCTTCTGCCTGCTCAACGATTGGTCGGCGCGGGATATCCAGGCTTGG is a genomic window of Pseudomonas sp. ADAK18 containing:
- a CDS encoding DUF1329 domain-containing protein, whose protein sequence is MILQCGVLALSLLAANVMAAVSPEEAAKLGTTLTPVGAEKAGNADGSIPAWTGGIPKNAGAVDSKGFLADPFANEKPLFVITAATVDKYKDKLSDGQVAMFKRYPETYKIPVYPTHRTVNLPPEVYESIKRSALNVKAINDGNGLENFTGNRYYAFPIPKNGVEVLWNHITRYHGGNLRRIITQATPQTNGSYTSIRFEEEVAVPQLMPDLDPAKGSNVLSFFKQSVTAPARLAGNVLLVYETLDQVKEPRLAWIYNAGQRRVRRAPQVSYDGPGTAADGLRTTDNFDMFSGAPDRYDWKLVGKKEMYIPYNSYKLDSPTLKYDDIIKAGHINQDLTRYELHRVWEVIGTVKPSERHIYAKRHMYIDEDSWQVALVDHYDGRGQLWRVAEGHAQFYYDHQVPAYTVETLYDIIAGRYIALGMKNEEKHSFEFGFAAKAADYTPAALRASGVR
- a CDS encoding LuxR C-terminal-related transcriptional regulator, producing the protein MTAMTRCLDRPGFMPRLSSHHLLRPRLAEPLLMAQARVKLLCAPAGSGKSALLAECALQAPTTCQVYWLPLNGAALGALDFCQRLAQSLGLVFVDEATLSMDLSRWQGTAWVFLDDYCRVPTLELDALLDRLLVASSPALSWWLGARRRPMCNWPRLLLDDELWECSGAEMAFDQAEIQQLTTRCPYAGQTADKVVHFSAGWCAGVRIALLEVDGHPDKTLLDYLQHELFSTLTPELAEAWRVLAHLPRFNPGLCEHLFGFGDGADYLRDLQALGAFIEPWEDSPDWSQVFPPLAKLLQDEPWPAKRSWHRRACQWFTVAEDWQVAFEQALLAEEYEVAVSLLRHFSFEDLFRQQNAVLLLRLHEQHGDELMLGSAQLVGLVTAALLFAGRFDQAAQCIDQLARFTPQPTAQLQRQLLARWQAQWGWLLHLGGEALRAREHFLEALAYLPDGAWTSRLMCLSGLTQQALLRGELDVAQGLNREALCLARSHGSLLLEALLELDHAQLLEQRGAPYRAQSLLENVQAMLARQRLKAGPLVGRIALRRGRLALRQGHDAVAAECFETGLDICLHSQDKRVLYGFLGLALLAANKGDYAQAFIQLRDAERLMQQRHVPDTVYRAVLLLLSGHFWLQQGRAELTLEAVTRVLRHYRGPNAKQAPPATLELIPRLEYLQVLAEVKLSRFDAPIARLNALLESARQRGMLCLEAELHLVLGEVAWQMADRPLALRSLQAGLELAGRCQVQQAIRELRLRQPGLLSELGLEPREYQACVGDNPLSQRELEVLQLIALGNSNLEIADQLFISLHTVKTHARRIHSKLGVERRTQAVAKAKMLGLMA
- a CDS encoding IclR family transcriptional regulator — its product is MEKPPATRDTGKQKVRSAEVGTDILKALAELSPATSLSRLAEHVQMPASKVHRYLQALIASGFAEQNTATNHYGLGREALRVGLAALGSMDVLKVAALPLAELRDELNETCFLAVWGNQGATVVHIEPAVRAVTVVTQLGSVLPLLSSSTGLVFSAFLPSRETVELREREIQAGIAHALVDDQAYADTCEQIRQRGLHFVHGLLMPGVDALSAPVFNAMGQVAAVLTVVGPTSLFHADEDGPAAKRLLAASQAVSWRMGYQP
- the hmgA gene encoding homogentisate 1,2-dioxygenase — protein: MTLNYQSGFGNEFASEALPGALPVGQNSPQKAPYGLYTELFSGTAFTMARSEARRTWLYRIQPSANHPAFVKLERQLAGGPLGAVTPNRLRWNPLDIPSEPADFIDGLVGMVANAGAEKPAGISIYNYRANRSMDRVFFNADGELLIVPEQGRLRIATELGVLEVEPLEIVVLPRGLKFRVELLDAQARGYVAENHGASLRLPDLGPIGSNGLANARDFLTPVAHYEDLKQPTTLTQKFLGELWGCELDHSPLNVVAWHGNNVPYKYDLRRFNTIGTVSFDHPDPSIFTVLTSPTSVHGLANLDFVIFPPRWMVAENTFRPPWFHRNLMNEYMGLIQGAYDAKAEGFLPGGASLHSCMSAHGPDGESCTKAIAADLAPHKIDNTMAFMFETSQVLRPTRFALECTQLQNNYDACWASLPATFNPNRR
- the fahA gene encoding fumarylacetoacetase, which encodes MTQSTITRSWVASANGHRDFPLQNLPLGVFSVNGSAPRSGVAIGEHIFDLHAALDFFDGEARRAVEATAGGQLNAFFELGRGPRVALRERLLELLAEDSSLRGKLEALGAKVLPLAADCQMHLPAKINDYTDFYVGIEHAQNVGKLFRPDNPLLPNYKYVPIGYHGRASTIRPSGTEVRRPKGQTLPAGQTEPTFGPCARLDYELELGIWIGQGNAMGDSIAIGDAADHIAGFCLLNDWSARDIQAWEYQPLGPFLSKSFITSISPWVVTAEALEPFRKAQPARPEGDPQPLPYLLDTRDQKGGAFDIELEVLLTTVSMREQNLPAHRLTLSNTRHMYWTVAQMVAHHSVNGCQLQAGDLFGSGTLSGPEAGQFGSLLEITEGGKKPIELASGEVRKFLEDGDEIILRARCTREGFASIGFGECRGTVIAAR